Proteins from one Oncorhynchus gorbuscha isolate QuinsamMale2020 ecotype Even-year linkage group LG18, OgorEven_v1.0, whole genome shotgun sequence genomic window:
- the si:ch1073-456m8.1 gene encoding leucine-rich repeat flightless-interacting protein 2 isoform X2: protein MHSGALERAGSPRKRTLSRGVSEDESLRNIIKETESSTRRLTHSDNRGGTLKRRSGSQSVEDQELMELPEMNDLQASYDDVLQELRGLELQRETLLFQVDVLQDALEGAEEMLAEAQREASHATMEVEREREAKRKLEDIVSSLMQEVERLKEERNTISAVPVYTLVKEQEREDEMARQQTPEMKIEKGAQEQIRDAPRDEDSSRQDAPLSIIRLDSEGPGPNNGLSSETSTGGLLASFFKKGGGAAF, encoded by the exons ATGCATTCCGGGGCATTGGAAAGAGCTGGGTCACCGAGGAAAAGGACGCTTTCTCGGGGAGTGAGCGAGGATGAGTCACTTCGCAACATTATCAAGGAG ACGGAGAGTTCGACCAGGCGTCTGACGCACAGTGACAACAGAGGGGGGACCCTCAAGAGGAGAAGTGGGAGTCAG TCTGTGGAAGATCAGGAACTGATGGAACTCCCTGAGATG AACGACCTGCAGGCAAGCTACGACGATGTGTTGCAGGAGCTGCGTGGGCTGGAGCTGCAGCGGGAGACTCTGTTGTTCCAGGTGGACGTTCTGCAGGACGCCCTGGAGGGGGCCGAGGAGATGCTGGCTGAGGCCCAGAGAGAGGCCAGCCACGCCACCATG GAGgtggagcgagaaagagaggcgaAGAGGAAGTTGGAGGACATTGTCAGTTCTCTGATGCAGGAGGTGGAGAGGCTAAAAGAG GAGAGGAACACCATATCAGCAGTCCCAGTGTACACACTTGtcaaggagcaggagagggaagATGAGATGGCTAGACAACAAACCCCAGAGATGAAAATCGAAAAGGGAGCACAGGAACAAATCAGGGATGCACCAAGGGATGAGGACAGTTCTCGCCAAGATGCACCTCTCTCTATTATCCGACTGGACAGTGAGGGCCCCGGGCCCAACAACGGGCTATCATCTGAGACCAGCACTGGGGGGCTGCTCGCTTCCTTCTTCAAAAAGGGAGGGGGAGCAGCCTTCTGA
- the si:ch1073-456m8.1 gene encoding leucine-rich repeat flightless-interacting protein 2 isoform X1: protein MHSGALERAGSPRKRTLSRGVSEDESLRNIIKETESSTRRLTHSDNRGGTLKRRSGSQQSVEDQELMELPEMNDLQASYDDVLQELRGLELQRETLLFQVDVLQDALEGAEEMLAEAQREASHATMEVEREREAKRKLEDIVSSLMQEVERLKEERNTISAVPVYTLVKEQEREDEMARQQTPEMKIEKGAQEQIRDAPRDEDSSRQDAPLSIIRLDSEGPGPNNGLSSETSTGGLLASFFKKGGGAAF from the exons ATGCATTCCGGGGCATTGGAAAGAGCTGGGTCACCGAGGAAAAGGACGCTTTCTCGGGGAGTGAGCGAGGATGAGTCACTTCGCAACATTATCAAGGAG ACGGAGAGTTCGACCAGGCGTCTGACGCACAGTGACAACAGAGGGGGGACCCTCAAGAGGAGAAGTGGGAGTCAG CAGTCTGTGGAAGATCAGGAACTGATGGAACTCCCTGAGATG AACGACCTGCAGGCAAGCTACGACGATGTGTTGCAGGAGCTGCGTGGGCTGGAGCTGCAGCGGGAGACTCTGTTGTTCCAGGTGGACGTTCTGCAGGACGCCCTGGAGGGGGCCGAGGAGATGCTGGCTGAGGCCCAGAGAGAGGCCAGCCACGCCACCATG GAGgtggagcgagaaagagaggcgaAGAGGAAGTTGGAGGACATTGTCAGTTCTCTGATGCAGGAGGTGGAGAGGCTAAAAGAG GAGAGGAACACCATATCAGCAGTCCCAGTGTACACACTTGtcaaggagcaggagagggaagATGAGATGGCTAGACAACAAACCCCAGAGATGAAAATCGAAAAGGGAGCACAGGAACAAATCAGGGATGCACCAAGGGATGAGGACAGTTCTCGCCAAGATGCACCTCTCTCTATTATCCGACTGGACAGTGAGGGCCCCGGGCCCAACAACGGGCTATCATCTGAGACCAGCACTGGGGGGCTGCTCGCTTCCTTCTTCAAAAAGGGAGGGGGAGCAGCCTTCTGA
- the si:ch1073-456m8.1 gene encoding leucine-rich repeat flightless-interacting protein 2 isoform X3, producing MHSGALERAGSPRKRTLSRGVSEDESLRNIIKEQSVEDQELMELPEMNDLQASYDDVLQELRGLELQRETLLFQVDVLQDALEGAEEMLAEAQREASHATMEVEREREAKRKLEDIVSSLMQEVERLKEERNTISAVPVYTLVKEQEREDEMARQQTPEMKIEKGAQEQIRDAPRDEDSSRQDAPLSIIRLDSEGPGPNNGLSSETSTGGLLASFFKKGGGAAF from the exons ATGCATTCCGGGGCATTGGAAAGAGCTGGGTCACCGAGGAAAAGGACGCTTTCTCGGGGAGTGAGCGAGGATGAGTCACTTCGCAACATTATCAAGGAG CAGTCTGTGGAAGATCAGGAACTGATGGAACTCCCTGAGATG AACGACCTGCAGGCAAGCTACGACGATGTGTTGCAGGAGCTGCGTGGGCTGGAGCTGCAGCGGGAGACTCTGTTGTTCCAGGTGGACGTTCTGCAGGACGCCCTGGAGGGGGCCGAGGAGATGCTGGCTGAGGCCCAGAGAGAGGCCAGCCACGCCACCATG GAGgtggagcgagaaagagaggcgaAGAGGAAGTTGGAGGACATTGTCAGTTCTCTGATGCAGGAGGTGGAGAGGCTAAAAGAG GAGAGGAACACCATATCAGCAGTCCCAGTGTACACACTTGtcaaggagcaggagagggaagATGAGATGGCTAGACAACAAACCCCAGAGATGAAAATCGAAAAGGGAGCACAGGAACAAATCAGGGATGCACCAAGGGATGAGGACAGTTCTCGCCAAGATGCACCTCTCTCTATTATCCGACTGGACAGTGAGGGCCCCGGGCCCAACAACGGGCTATCATCTGAGACCAGCACTGGGGGGCTGCTCGCTTCCTTCTTCAAAAAGGGAGGGGGAGCAGCCTTCTGA